One Epidermidibacterium keratini DNA segment encodes these proteins:
- a CDS encoding acyl-CoA dehydrogenase family protein, translating to MDFEHSAKAKEYQDKMWEFMDSHVFPAEKKWHEWRAEQGHDNHDLPPVMNELKEEAKRRGLWNLFLKDVSGMSNVEYASIAEITGWVPEVAPESINCAAPDTGNMETLHLFGTEEQKQEWLEPLLAGEIRSAFAMTEPRVASSDASNIETRIESDGDDYVINGRKWWISGTADPRCKIFILMGKTDPSASAHKQQSMVLVPRDTLGVEVVRHLPVFGYQDQHGHSEIQFTDVRVPKKNILMSEGDGFMIAQGRLGPGRIHHCMRLIGMAERAIKLMCERATERQAFGGPLSDQGVVRDQIAQSRIELEQARLLVQKAAWLIDSTGSAKGAQIEIAAIKANTPKVVGGIIDRAIQIHGGGGVSDDFPLANMYAQARTLRLADGPDEVHVRTVARKELGKYAAK from the coding sequence ATGGACTTCGAGCACAGCGCAAAAGCCAAGGAGTACCAGGACAAGATGTGGGAGTTCATGGACTCGCACGTCTTTCCGGCAGAGAAGAAGTGGCACGAGTGGCGCGCCGAGCAGGGCCATGACAACCACGACCTGCCGCCGGTGATGAACGAGCTCAAGGAAGAGGCCAAGCGCCGTGGGCTCTGGAACCTCTTCCTCAAGGACGTCTCGGGCATGTCCAACGTCGAGTACGCCTCGATCGCCGAGATCACCGGCTGGGTCCCCGAGGTCGCGCCGGAGTCGATCAACTGCGCCGCACCGGACACCGGCAACATGGAGACGCTGCACCTGTTTGGCACCGAAGAGCAGAAGCAGGAGTGGCTTGAGCCGCTGCTGGCCGGTGAGATCCGCTCGGCGTTTGCGATGACCGAGCCGCGCGTCGCTTCCTCGGACGCGTCCAACATCGAGACCCGCATCGAGTCCGACGGCGACGACTACGTCATCAACGGCCGCAAGTGGTGGATCTCCGGCACCGCCGACCCGCGCTGCAAGATCTTCATCCTGATGGGCAAGACCGACCCCAGCGCCTCGGCCCACAAGCAGCAGTCGATGGTGCTCGTGCCGCGTGACACCCTCGGTGTGGAGGTCGTGCGTCACCTGCCGGTCTTCGGCTACCAGGACCAGCACGGACACTCCGAGATCCAGTTCACCGACGTACGCGTGCCCAAGAAAAACATCCTGATGAGCGAGGGCGACGGGTTCATGATCGCCCAGGGTCGCCTCGGGCCGGGCCGCATCCACCACTGCATGCGCCTGATCGGGATGGCCGAGCGCGCGATCAAGCTGATGTGCGAGCGCGCCACCGAGCGTCAGGCCTTCGGCGGACCGCTGAGCGACCAGGGCGTCGTACGCGACCAGATCGCCCAGTCGCGCATCGAGCTGGAGCAGGCCCGCCTGCTGGTGCAGAAGGCCGCGTGGCTGATCGACTCGACCGGCTCGGCCAAGGGCGCGCAGATCGAGATCGCCGCGATCAAGGCCAACACCCCGAAGGTCGTCGGCGGAATCATCGACCGCGCGATCCAGATCCACGGTGGTGGCGGCGTCTCCGACGACTTCCCGCTGGCCAACATGTATGCCCAGGCCCGCACTCTGCGCCTGGCCGACGGCCCGGACGAGGTCCACGTGCGCACCGTCGCGCGCAAGGAGCTCGGCAAGTACGCCGCCAAGTAG
- the modA gene encoding molybdate ABC transporter substrate-binding protein, with protein MRGLRLLGALSAAVLLVAGCGSDSADSSGAAGSGSGDASAEAVSGELQVFAAASLKESYEQLASDLKEANPDLAITFQYGASGQLATQIEQGAPADVFSSADEVSMTKLADAGLVEEPKVIAKNVLQIVVPAGNPATIETLADLQNPDLTIVTCAAAAACGKITASLEEQVGYKVASDSQEPDVKSVLQKVSLGEADAGLVYVTDVKSAGDKVEGIDIPEAAELSNSYPIAAVKGAPNAEAATAFIEYVESDAGQKILADHGFLAP; from the coding sequence ATGAGGGGGCTCAGGCTGCTGGGCGCGCTGAGCGCCGCCGTACTGCTCGTCGCCGGCTGCGGCTCGGACTCCGCGGACTCCTCGGGCGCGGCGGGCTCAGGCTCGGGTGACGCCAGCGCGGAGGCCGTCAGCGGCGAGCTGCAGGTGTTTGCCGCCGCCTCGCTCAAGGAGTCCTACGAGCAGCTGGCCTCCGACCTCAAGGAGGCCAACCCCGACCTCGCCATCACCTTCCAGTACGGCGCCAGCGGACAGCTCGCGACCCAGATCGAGCAGGGCGCGCCGGCGGACGTCTTCTCCTCGGCCGACGAAGTGTCGATGACCAAGCTCGCTGACGCCGGGCTCGTCGAAGAGCCGAAGGTGATCGCCAAGAACGTGCTGCAGATCGTGGTACCCGCAGGCAATCCCGCCACCATCGAGACCCTGGCCGACCTGCAGAACCCCGACCTGACGATCGTCACCTGCGCCGCCGCGGCGGCGTGCGGCAAGATCACCGCCAGCCTTGAGGAGCAGGTCGGCTATAAGGTCGCCAGCGACTCACAGGAGCCCGACGTCAAGTCGGTGCTGCAGAAGGTCTCGCTTGGCGAAGCCGACGCGGGGCTCGTCTACGTCACTGACGTGAAGTCGGCCGGTGACAAGGTCGAGGGCATCGACATCCCCGAAGCCGCCGAGCTGTCCAACAGCTATCCGATTGCCGCCGTCAAGGGCGCCCCGAACGCCGAGGCCGCGACGGCGTTCATCGAGTACGTCGAAAGCGACGCGGGCCAGAAGATCCTGGCTGACCACGGCTTTCTCGCGCCGTAG
- a CDS encoding glycosyltransferase family 39 protein, translating to MPTAPLTAVPLRSWRIELRALAAVVAAYAAIRTFGLVVLQGAAGADAYDKLRAWDGAWFIRIATEGYPSELVLITVRDDSSGGLAFFPLYPMLMRALASIGLEPMVAGLVITVIAGIAAAIGIYAVAREVLSPRAAFLAVLLWAALPMSIVLSMVYSEALFTALAAWALWASLRERWLLAGVLGFAAGLTRSVGIAVGIAVTVAAILAWRRGRRGWRPVAGSVVALAGVPTWWVIVAIISGRVDGWFAVQDFFWGSKVDFGADLARVGWQMLTFSGRYDDLTRVVYSTAVVAMIVCGALAVDLVRRALRDSRWAPLATYAVVAIGLAIGSAGFVHSKVRFIVPVFVLVCALAGAMGRWSLWARVAGVLVMVVVGAWWSTLMLTLWPYAI from the coding sequence GTGCCGACCGCCCCTCTCACCGCCGTACCCCTGCGGTCCTGGCGCATCGAGCTTCGCGCTCTCGCGGCGGTGGTTGCGGCGTACGCCGCCATCCGGACGTTCGGGCTGGTCGTCCTGCAGGGCGCGGCCGGCGCCGATGCCTACGACAAGCTGCGGGCCTGGGACGGCGCCTGGTTTATCCGGATCGCCACCGAGGGCTACCCAAGCGAGCTCGTGCTCATCACGGTGCGCGACGACTCCAGCGGTGGGCTGGCCTTCTTCCCGCTGTATCCGATGCTCATGCGCGCCCTGGCAAGCATCGGGCTCGAACCGATGGTCGCGGGTCTGGTGATTACGGTGATCGCGGGAATCGCCGCTGCGATAGGGATCTATGCCGTCGCGCGCGAGGTGCTCAGCCCGCGCGCGGCCTTCCTCGCCGTGCTGCTGTGGGCCGCGCTGCCCATGTCGATCGTGCTGTCGATGGTCTACTCCGAGGCGCTCTTTACCGCGCTCGCGGCCTGGGCGCTGTGGGCGAGTCTTCGAGAACGCTGGCTGCTGGCCGGCGTACTCGGCTTCGCAGCGGGGCTGACCCGGTCGGTCGGCATCGCGGTCGGCATCGCCGTCACTGTGGCCGCGATCCTCGCGTGGCGTCGGGGTCGCCGAGGCTGGCGACCGGTCGCCGGCTCGGTGGTGGCGTTGGCCGGGGTGCCGACGTGGTGGGTGATCGTCGCGATCATCAGTGGGCGTGTCGACGGCTGGTTTGCCGTGCAGGACTTCTTCTGGGGCTCGAAGGTCGACTTCGGCGCCGACCTCGCCCGCGTCGGGTGGCAGATGCTGACCTTCAGCGGGCGCTACGACGACCTGACTCGGGTGGTCTACTCGACGGCCGTCGTGGCGATGATCGTGTGCGGCGCGCTCGCGGTCGATCTCGTGCGTCGCGCGCTCCGCGACTCGAGGTGGGCGCCCTTGGCGACGTACGCCGTGGTGGCCATCGGGCTGGCGATCGGCAGCGCCGGCTTCGTGCACTCCAAGGTGCGCTTTATCGTCCCGGTGTTCGTGCTCGTGTGTGCACTCGCCGGCGCGATGGGCCGCTGGTCGCTGTGGGCGCGGGTGGCCGGCGTACTCGTCATGGTCGTCGTCGGGGCGTGGTGGAGCACCCTCATGCTGACGCTGTGGCCGTACGCGATCTAG
- a CDS encoding ABC transporter ATP-binding protein, whose protein sequence is MSFLDAHVDVPRRDFDVTLDLLAEPGEVIALLGPNGSGKSTTLGALVGLIAPRSGHVRVGGEVLHDLAEGIWLPPDQRGVGMVFQNGRLFPHLSALDNVAFGPRSRGASKGDAETTARAALARIGALELAAAKPGGLSGGQAQRVALARALATDPGLLLLDEPMSALDARSRIAVRAELRTHLADFDGVAIVVTHDLYDAAALADRMLVIEHGRVVQSGTPYDVASRPATDYVADLAGVVVLPAESDGRLLRLAPGYEIAREHEPGEVQVVVHPRDVRLREDDDPGPGWPATVDSIDPQGTVTRVGLVCRDGPRIVSEVDTLDVGRRRLAPGVPARAWVDSTNLVVYRR, encoded by the coding sequence GTGAGCTTCCTCGACGCCCACGTCGATGTCCCACGCCGTGACTTCGACGTCACCCTGGATCTGCTCGCCGAGCCCGGCGAGGTCATTGCGCTGCTCGGGCCCAACGGCAGTGGCAAGTCGACCACGCTCGGCGCGCTCGTGGGACTTATCGCCCCGCGGTCGGGCCATGTGCGCGTGGGTGGCGAGGTGCTGCACGACCTGGCCGAAGGCATCTGGCTGCCTCCCGACCAGCGCGGCGTGGGCATGGTCTTCCAGAACGGCCGGCTCTTTCCTCACCTGTCGGCCCTCGACAACGTCGCATTCGGCCCGCGCTCGCGTGGCGCGTCCAAGGGCGATGCCGAGACGACAGCGCGGGCCGCGCTCGCGCGTATCGGTGCGCTCGAGCTCGCGGCTGCCAAGCCGGGCGGGCTGTCGGGAGGGCAGGCTCAGCGGGTCGCGCTCGCCCGTGCCCTGGCCACAGATCCCGGGCTGCTGCTGCTCGACGAGCCGATGTCCGCGCTCGATGCGCGCTCGCGGATCGCCGTCCGCGCCGAGCTGCGCACTCACCTCGCCGACTTCGACGGCGTTGCCATCGTTGTCACCCACGACCTTTACGACGCGGCCGCGCTCGCCGACCGGATGCTCGTCATCGAGCACGGACGCGTCGTGCAGTCCGGTACGCCGTACGACGTCGCGTCGCGACCGGCTACCGACTACGTCGCCGATCTCGCCGGGGTCGTCGTACTTCCGGCCGAGTCTGACGGGCGCCTGCTGCGGCTGGCGCCGGGCTATGAGATCGCGCGCGAGCACGAGCCGGGCGAGGTGCAGGTCGTCGTACACCCCCGCGATGTGCGGCTGCGCGAGGACGACGATCCGGGACCGGGATGGCCAGCGACGGTCGACTCCATCGATCCGCAGGGCACCGTCACGCGCGTCGGGCTTGTCTGCCGTGACGGGCCACGAATAGTCTCAGAGGTCGACACGCTTGACGTGGGTCGGCGACGCCTAGCCCCCGGCGTGCCGGCGCGGGCGTGGGTGGACTCGACAAACTTGGTGGTGTATCGACGGTGA
- a CDS encoding TOBE domain-containing protein has product MAQLRISEAAELLGVSSDTVRRWVESGKVKGAGSGPLGVDARDLARFAADQAHTPDPGRTGQASARNRMKGIVTRVTSDQVMSQVEIQAGPYRIVSLLSTEAVREMKLEVGSVAIANVKATNVALELPDGKRA; this is encoded by the coding sequence ATGGCGCAACTGCGAATCAGTGAGGCGGCCGAGCTTCTCGGCGTCAGCAGCGACACCGTACGCCGCTGGGTCGAGTCCGGAAAGGTCAAGGGCGCGGGGTCGGGCCCGCTCGGGGTTGATGCCCGCGACCTGGCCAGATTCGCCGCCGACCAGGCCCACACACCCGACCCAGGACGCACCGGGCAGGCATCGGCCCGCAACCGTATGAAGGGCATCGTCACCCGGGTCACCTCTGACCAGGTGATGTCGCAAGTCGAGATTCAGGCTGGTCCGTATCGCATCGTCTCGCTGCTGTCGACCGAGGCCGTCCGCGAGATGAAGCTCGAGGTCGGCTCGGTCGCGATCGCCAACGTCAAGGCCACGAACGTCGCGCTCGAGCTGCCGGACGGTAAACGCGCATGA
- a CDS encoding catalase encodes MPKLPESDSESIATAPSEEAKIGSTTDTGAPAESDRNSLTVGPDGPILLHDAHFVNQMAHFNRERVPERNVHAKGSGAFGEFETTEDVSKYTKAALFQPGVKTEMLARFSTVAGEQGSPDTWRDPRGFALKFYTTEGNYDLVGNNTPIFFVRDTMKFPHFIRSQKRRGGNGLRDNNMQWDFWSLNPESAHQVTYLMGDRGIPRSYRQMNGYGSHTYMWTNEAGEKHWVKYHFHSNQGVAGLTDEEATKIAGEDADFHRRDLYDSIDKGDFPSWTLSVQLMPYDDAKTYRINPFDLTKIWPHSDYPLIKVGTMTLNRNPANFFAEIEQAAFEPSATVPGIGFSPDKMLLGRVFAYGDTHRYRIGPNYHQLPVNQPKAVEKHNTYTQDGPMAYHHHGDEPVYAPNSFGRGYADNTGPMPEGWETDGDMVRQAYTLREDDDDFSQAGTLVREVWTDEIRENFVKTVAGHLLGGVTGDVLERAFAYWKAVDEQTGKKIEELVRSGGPNANPGGQPEAAVENAEAGTVAESESTASK; translated from the coding sequence ATGCCCAAGCTCCCTGAATCCGACAGTGAGTCCATCGCCACTGCGCCGAGCGAGGAGGCCAAGATCGGATCGACGACCGACACTGGCGCTCCCGCCGAGAGCGACCGCAACAGCCTGACCGTCGGCCCCGACGGCCCGATCCTGTTGCACGATGCCCACTTCGTAAACCAGATGGCTCACTTCAACCGTGAGCGCGTGCCCGAGCGCAACGTCCACGCCAAGGGCTCCGGGGCATTCGGTGAGTTCGAGACCACCGAGGACGTCAGCAAGTACACCAAGGCTGCGCTCTTTCAGCCCGGGGTGAAGACTGAGATGCTCGCCCGCTTCTCCACGGTCGCCGGCGAGCAGGGCTCCCCGGACACGTGGCGTGACCCCCGCGGCTTCGCGCTGAAGTTCTACACGACCGAGGGCAACTACGACCTTGTCGGCAACAACACGCCGATCTTCTTCGTGCGCGACACGATGAAGTTCCCGCACTTCATCCGCTCGCAGAAGCGCCGCGGCGGCAACGGCCTGCGCGACAACAACATGCAGTGGGACTTCTGGTCGCTGAACCCCGAGTCGGCGCACCAGGTCACCTACCTCATGGGAGATCGCGGCATCCCGCGCTCCTACCGTCAGATGAACGGCTACGGCTCGCACACCTACATGTGGACCAACGAGGCCGGCGAGAAGCACTGGGTCAAGTACCATTTCCACAGCAACCAGGGTGTCGCCGGGCTCACCGACGAGGAAGCCACCAAGATCGCCGGCGAGGACGCCGATTTCCACCGGCGCGATCTGTATGACTCGATCGACAAGGGCGACTTCCCGAGCTGGACGCTGTCGGTGCAGCTCATGCCGTACGACGACGCGAAGACCTACCGGATCAACCCGTTTGACCTCACCAAGATCTGGCCGCACTCGGACTACCCGCTGATCAAGGTCGGCACGATGACCTTGAACCGCAACCCGGCCAACTTCTTCGCCGAGATCGAGCAGGCCGCGTTCGAGCCGAGCGCAACCGTGCCCGGCATCGGCTTCTCGCCGGACAAGATGCTGCTGGGTCGCGTCTTCGCATACGGCGATACGCACCGCTACCGCATCGGTCCGAACTACCACCAGCTGCCGGTCAACCAGCCGAAGGCGGTCGAGAAGCACAACACCTACACCCAGGACGGGCCGATGGCCTACCACCACCACGGTGACGAGCCGGTCTACGCACCGAACTCGTTTGGCCGCGGGTACGCCGATAACACCGGCCCCATGCCCGAAGGCTGGGAGACCGACGGTGACATGGTGCGTCAGGCCTACACGCTGCGTGAGGACGATGACGACTTCTCGCAGGCCGGCACGCTCGTGCGTGAGGTGTGGACCGACGAGATCCGCGAGAACTTCGTCAAGACGGTCGCCGGGCACTTGCTCGGCGGGGTAACCGGCGACGTACTCGAGCGCGCCTTCGCCTACTGGAAGGCCGTGGACGAGCAGACCGGCAAGAAGATCGAGGAGCTCGTGCGTTCCGGCGGGCCAAACGCCAACCCGGGCGGACAGCCGGAGGCTGCGGTCGAGAACGCCGAGGCCGGCACGGTCGCGGAGTCCGAAAGCACTGCATCCAAGTAG
- a CDS encoding proline dehydrogenase family protein, producing the protein MVYALRRPILWAADQPQIKKALLSTPLSRKVVSRFVAGERVSDAVDAVRRLRADGIHAAIDHLGEDVTTEYQALAGQQANLELIQALDDAGLAEGAEVTLKLSALGQGLGRSGVALARTQAGAIADEASRNGVLVSVDMEDHTTVDATLQTVESMRQGTPSVGVALQAMLRRTAEDLPRMAAAGGRVRLVKGAYDEPESVAYSGGREVDRAYARGLGRLFAGDGYPMVATHDPALISLALRLADEHRRTPDEFEFQMLYGIRSDEQKRLAAAGYRVRAYVPYGVDWYGYFTRRLAERPANLAFFLRSLVPG; encoded by the coding sequence ATGGTGTATGCCCTCCGCCGGCCGATCTTGTGGGCCGCCGACCAGCCGCAGATCAAGAAGGCGTTGCTCAGTACGCCGCTGAGCCGCAAGGTCGTGTCGCGGTTCGTCGCCGGGGAGCGGGTGAGCGATGCAGTCGATGCCGTACGCCGGCTGCGCGCCGACGGCATCCACGCGGCAATCGACCATCTCGGCGAAGACGTCACGACCGAGTACCAGGCGCTCGCCGGTCAGCAGGCCAATCTCGAGCTCATCCAGGCGCTCGATGACGCCGGGCTGGCCGAGGGCGCAGAGGTGACGCTCAAGCTGTCCGCGCTCGGACAGGGACTCGGCCGCTCCGGGGTCGCCCTCGCGCGCACCCAGGCCGGTGCGATCGCCGACGAGGCCAGCCGCAACGGCGTACTCGTCAGCGTCGACATGGAAGACCACACCACGGTCGATGCGACCCTGCAGACCGTCGAGTCGATGCGCCAAGGCACTCCGAGTGTCGGGGTGGCGCTGCAGGCGATGCTGCGGCGTACTGCTGAGGACCTGCCTCGGATGGCCGCCGCGGGTGGGCGCGTGCGGTTGGTCAAAGGGGCCTATGACGAGCCGGAGTCGGTGGCGTACTCAGGCGGCCGCGAGGTCGACCGGGCCTATGCGCGCGGGCTGGGCCGGTTGTTTGCCGGCGACGGCTACCCGATGGTCGCGACCCACGACCCTGCACTGATCTCGCTTGCGCTGCGCCTCGCCGACGAGCATCGGCGTACTCCCGATGAGTTCGAGTTCCAGATGCTCTACGGCATCCGCAGCGACGAACAGAAGCGCCTCGCCGCGGCCGGCTACCGCGTGCGCGCGTACGTGCCCTACGGCGTCGACTGGTACGGCTACTTCACCCGCCGACTGGCCGAACGGCCCGCTAACCTGGCATTCTTCCTGCGGTCGCTGGTGCCTGGCTGA
- the pruA gene encoding L-glutamate gamma-semialdehyde dehydrogenase, producing MDAITTPPAPINEPVRDYAQGSPERAELAAELASFEDGKPLKAQIGGKARMGSGPEFNVVAPHDHRRVLATSAQASAEDANDAIDAAMKVAPEWAAMSYDERASVFLRAAQLLSGPWRMRLNAATMLGQGKSCYQAEIDSACELIDFWRFNVGYGREIAAEQPPANAPGVWNTVDFRPLEGFVYAITPFNFTAIAGNLPTAPALMGNVVIWKPSMTQQLAASVTMELLREAGLPDGVINMLPGQGPEVSKAALSSEHLAGIHFTGSTPTFQKLWGEIGKNLPSYRAYPRIVGETGGKDFVVVHPSADHQVAVTALVRGAFEYSGQKCSAASRAYIAKSVWKKIQDELVDTTEGLNVGSPLDFANFTGAVIDAAAFKKHKQAIDRAKRTSSVDVLAGGEYDDRTGYFVQPTVLSSEDATDEIFTKEYFGPILSVYVYDDRDYAKVLRLIDSTSAYALTGAIIARDAAAISQASTTLRNAAGNFYVNDKPTGAVVGQQPFGGARASGTNDKAGSPFNLTRWVSPRAIKQTFVPPRSVTYPHQIEN from the coding sequence ATGGACGCGATCACGACTCCACCGGCACCGATCAACGAGCCCGTGCGCGACTACGCGCAAGGTTCGCCAGAGCGAGCCGAGCTCGCGGCCGAGCTGGCGAGTTTCGAAGACGGCAAGCCGCTGAAGGCGCAGATCGGCGGCAAGGCGCGCATGGGCAGCGGGCCGGAGTTCAATGTCGTCGCCCCGCACGATCACCGCCGGGTCCTCGCCACGAGCGCCCAGGCCAGTGCCGAAGACGCCAACGACGCGATCGACGCGGCGATGAAGGTGGCGCCCGAGTGGGCGGCGATGTCCTACGACGAACGCGCCTCGGTCTTCCTGCGCGCCGCGCAGCTGCTGTCCGGCCCGTGGCGCATGAGACTCAACGCCGCGACGATGCTCGGACAGGGCAAGAGCTGCTACCAGGCCGAGATCGACTCCGCGTGCGAGCTGATCGACTTCTGGCGCTTCAACGTCGGCTACGGGCGTGAGATCGCCGCGGAGCAACCGCCAGCTAACGCGCCGGGCGTGTGGAACACCGTCGACTTCCGCCCGCTCGAAGGATTCGTCTACGCGATCACGCCATTCAACTTCACTGCTATCGCTGGAAACTTGCCCACCGCTCCGGCGCTGATGGGCAACGTGGTGATCTGGAAGCCGTCGATGACCCAGCAGCTTGCCGCCTCGGTGACCATGGAGTTGCTGCGCGAGGCGGGACTGCCAGACGGCGTGATCAACATGCTTCCCGGGCAGGGCCCGGAAGTGTCCAAGGCGGCGTTGAGCTCGGAGCATCTTGCCGGCATCCACTTCACCGGCTCGACCCCGACCTTCCAGAAGCTGTGGGGCGAGATCGGCAAGAATCTCCCGTCATATCGGGCATATCCGCGGATCGTCGGTGAGACCGGCGGCAAGGACTTCGTCGTCGTACACCCCTCGGCCGACCACCAGGTCGCCGTCACGGCGCTTGTGCGCGGGGCGTTCGAGTACTCCGGGCAGAAGTGTTCGGCGGCCTCTCGCGCCTACATCGCCAAGTCGGTGTGGAAGAAGATCCAGGACGAGCTCGTCGACACGACCGAGGGGCTCAACGTCGGCTCGCCGCTGGACTTCGCGAACTTCACCGGTGCCGTCATCGATGCCGCGGCGTTCAAGAAGCACAAGCAGGCGATCGACCGCGCCAAGCGCACGTCATCGGTCGACGTACTCGCCGGCGGAGAGTACGACGACCGCACCGGCTACTTCGTGCAGCCGACGGTGCTCTCCTCCGAGGACGCAACCGACGAGATCTTCACCAAGGAGTACTTCGGGCCGATCCTGAGCGTCTACGTCTACGACGACCGCGACTATGCGAAGGTGCTGCGGTTGATTGACTCGACGAGCGCCTATGCGCTGACCGGCGCGATCATCGCGCGCGATGCCGCGGCGATCTCCCAGGCGAGTACGACGCTGCGCAACGCGGCCGGCAACTTCTACGTCAACGACAAGCCGACCGGCGCGGTCGTTGGCCAGCAGCCGTTCGGTGGCGCGCGGGCATCGGGAACTAACGACAAGGCCGGCTCGCCGTTTAACCTGACGCGGTGGGTCTCGCCGCGCGCGATCAAGCAGACGTTCGTCCCGCCGCGCTCGGTGACCTACCCCCACCAAATCGAAAACTAG
- the soxR gene encoding redox-sensitive transcriptional activator SoxR — protein sequence MNPEDSLSIGEISRRTGVAPSALHYYESLGLISSSRTSGNQRRYSRHMVRRISLIVVAKRIGVPLADVERAFEPLPHDAQPSSRDWHRVASLWRETLRERRAQLERLEHELTGCIGCGCLSMKSCRLLNPDDTLAEQGPGPHRL from the coding sequence ATGAATCCGGAAGATTCCTTATCTATCGGCGAAATCTCACGTCGTACCGGAGTCGCACCGTCAGCGTTGCACTACTACGAGTCGCTCGGCCTGATTTCATCCAGCCGCACGTCGGGCAACCAACGGCGCTACTCTCGGCACATGGTGCGGCGCATCTCACTGATCGTTGTCGCCAAACGCATCGGCGTACCGCTCGCGGATGTTGAGCGGGCGTTTGAACCGCTCCCGCACGATGCGCAGCCAAGCTCGCGCGACTGGCACCGGGTAGCGAGTCTCTGGCGCGAGACGCTGCGCGAGCGACGTGCCCAGCTCGAACGACTTGAGCATGAGCTCACCGGATGCATCGGCTGCGGATGCCTGTCGATGAAGAGCTGCCGGCTGTTAAATCCCGACGACACGCTCGCTGAGCAGGGCCCCGGCCCGCACCGTCTTTAG
- a CDS encoding ABC transporter permease — MTEPQAPPQPTERASPGGVVRRGRGGVPATGRAPLLLAIPATVAIVFLVLPLAGLLIKAPWGQFFDKLSSPGVFQALGLSLLTATETTIVCLVIGVPLAWLLARTDLPGRRVLRALVTVPLILPPVVGGVALYSALGRQGIVGRWLFEWWGVTIPYTHLAVVLAQSFVALPFLVLSVDGALRSSHAQLEEAAATLGADRWTVFRRITLPLVGPAVAAGAVLSWARAMGEFGATITFAGSLPGRTETMPVRVYVELIDDFEGTVVLSILLLAVAVLTLVTLRDRWVGGLRG, encoded by the coding sequence ATGACCGAGCCGCAGGCCCCGCCACAACCGACCGAGAGAGCATCCCCCGGCGGCGTGGTCAGGCGTGGGCGGGGCGGCGTACCCGCCACCGGGCGCGCACCGCTGCTGCTCGCGATCCCCGCCACGGTAGCGATCGTCTTCCTCGTGCTACCGCTGGCGGGGCTGCTCATCAAGGCGCCGTGGGGGCAGTTCTTCGACAAGCTCTCCTCGCCTGGGGTGTTTCAGGCGCTCGGGCTCTCGCTGCTGACCGCGACCGAGACGACCATCGTGTGCCTGGTGATCGGCGTACCGCTGGCCTGGCTGCTGGCCCGCACCGACCTCCCCGGGCGTCGAGTGCTGCGGGCGCTGGTGACCGTGCCGCTGATCCTCCCTCCGGTGGTGGGCGGCGTTGCGCTCTATAGCGCACTGGGTCGGCAGGGGATCGTCGGCCGCTGGCTGTTTGAGTGGTGGGGCGTGACGATTCCCTACACCCACTTGGCCGTCGTACTCGCCCAGTCGTTTGTCGCGCTGCCCTTCCTCGTGCTCAGCGTCGACGGTGCGCTGCGGTCCTCGCACGCCCAGCTCGAGGAGGCGGCGGCCACCCTCGGCGCCGACAGGTGGACCGTCTTTCGCCGCATCACCCTGCCGCTCGTCGGCCCAGCCGTCGCGGCCGGCGCCGTGCTCAGCTGGGCGCGGGCGATGGGCGAGTTTGGCGCGACGATCACCTTCGCCGGCAGCCTGCCCGGGCGCACCGAGACGATGCCGGTGCGGGTCTACGTCGAGCTGATCGACGACTTCGAGGGCACCGTCGTGCTCAGCATCCTGCTGCTCGCCGTCGCGGTGCTGACCCTGGTCACGCTGCGTGACCGGTGGGTCGGAGGGCTCCGCGGGTGA